The Treponema medium genome has a window encoding:
- a CDS encoding BrnA antitoxin family protein: MAIKTMTLDEINKSPKLSKERIEEIIAFDEKFDDPDCPPLTSEQLAQMKPAHVIHPEWYKVKKADVHIKIDIDVLEALKAGGKGYQTRINEILRRAVMPQ; encoded by the coding sequence ATGGCTATAAAAACAATGACTTTAGACGAAATTAATAAATCACCTAAACTATCAAAAGAGCGTATAGAAGAAATAATAGCTTTCGATGAAAAATTTGATGATCCTGACTGCCCTCCGCTCACGTCGGAGCAGCTGGCACAAATGAAACCAGCCCATGTAATACATCCAGAATGGTACAAAGTGAAAAAAGCTGATGTTCATATCAAAATTGATATTGATGTTTTGGAAGCGTTAAAAGCAGGCGGTAAAGGGTATCAAACAAGAATCAACGAAATTTTGCGCCGTGCTGTTATGCCTCAGTAA
- a CDS encoding BrnT family toxin yields MYFEWDEKKNKTNIKKHGISFEEACQIFTDPHLLLIPDPCDSEERWNAIGFVETILFVVYTERNDGTLRIISARKANKEEINGYKNNDFRRN; encoded by the coding sequence ATGTATTTTGAATGGGACGAGAAGAAAAATAAGACAAATATTAAAAAACATGGCATCTCTTTTGAAGAGGCGTGTCAGATATTTACTGATCCTCACCTTCTTCTTATTCCAGATCCATGTGATTCTGAAGAACGGTGGAATGCCATTGGGTTTGTCGAGACTATCCTGTTTGTTGTCTATACAGAGAGGAATGACGGTACACTGAGGATTATATCAGCTCGCAAGGCGAACAAGGAGGAAATAAATGGCTATAAAAACAATGACTTTAGACGAAATTAA
- a CDS encoding glucose-1-phosphate adenylyltransferase translates to MPKVLSIILGGGKGTRLYPLTQSRSKPAVPFGGKHRIVDIPISNCINSGLRQIYVLTQFNSASLHLHIARAYRFDSFSNGFVEILAAEQTFEHSGWYEGTADAVRKNFPHFKTQDPKYYIILSGDQLYRMNLKEFLAQHEASGADITIACTAVNRRDASGFGIMQIDKKSNITAFMEKPGPDRNIDEWKIPAQSGISVASPDKEYLASMGIYIFNAKAMEDCLNNNMTDFGKEIIPASIKDHKVSAFVHNGYWEDIGTIRSFYEANLDLTEITPQFNFYDAEAPIYTHYRNLPASKINGAQLDRVTCSEGCVITYATITRSVIGIRTIIESGSVLEGVVCMGADYYESESSKAGDEKADIPCVGIGKNCHIKKAIIDKNARIGHNVSIGMGEIPPDGDYGYYHVVDRIYVITKNAIIPDNTVI, encoded by the coding sequence ATGCCGAAAGTATTATCGATTATCTTGGGAGGCGGAAAAGGAACCCGTTTATACCCGCTTACTCAATCCCGTTCAAAGCCGGCTGTACCGTTCGGAGGGAAACACCGTATTGTCGATATACCTATCTCCAACTGTATTAACTCTGGTCTTAGGCAAATTTATGTATTGACTCAATTTAACTCCGCATCGCTGCATCTGCACATTGCACGGGCATACCGTTTTGACAGTTTTTCAAACGGTTTTGTTGAAATCCTTGCTGCAGAACAGACATTTGAGCATTCGGGTTGGTACGAAGGAACCGCGGATGCAGTAAGAAAAAACTTTCCTCACTTTAAAACGCAAGATCCGAAATACTATATCATCCTTTCAGGCGATCAATTATACCGTATGAACTTAAAAGAGTTTTTAGCGCAGCACGAAGCTTCCGGTGCAGACATTACCATCGCCTGTACGGCAGTAAACCGCCGCGACGCTTCCGGATTCGGTATTATGCAGATTGATAAAAAATCGAATATTACCGCTTTTATGGAAAAGCCCGGTCCCGATAGAAACATTGATGAATGGAAGATCCCTGCACAGTCGGGTATTTCGGTCGCAAGCCCCGATAAAGAATATCTCGCGTCGATGGGTATTTATATCTTTAATGCAAAGGCGATGGAAGACTGCTTAAACAACAACATGACCGATTTCGGAAAAGAAATTATTCCCGCTTCAATTAAAGATCATAAGGTTTCGGCGTTTGTGCATAACGGTTATTGGGAAGACATTGGTACTATCCGCAGTTTTTACGAAGCAAACCTCGATTTAACGGAAATTACTCCACAGTTTAACTTTTATGATGCGGAAGCGCCGATTTATACTCACTACCGAAATCTGCCGGCTTCAAAAATCAACGGGGCGCAGTTGGATCGCGTTACCTGTAGTGAAGGCTGTGTTATTACCTATGCGACAATTACCCGCTCCGTAATCGGTATCCGAACCATTATCGAATCGGGCAGCGTATTGGAAGGGGTTGTCTGTATGGGAGCGGACTACTACGAATCCGAAAGCAGCAAGGCAGGAGATGAAAAGGCCGACATTCCATGTGTCGGTATCGGAAAGAACTGCCATATTAAAAAAGCGATTATCGATAAAAACGCACGTATCGGGCATAATGTCTCTATCGGTATGGGAGAAATCCCGCCCGACGGCGATTACGGCTATTATCACGTTGTTGACCGCATTTACGTTATCACCAAGAACGCAATTATTCCCGACAACACCGTCATTTAA
- a CDS encoding ISAs1 family transposase: MVKCSWGGTMTLQESFENIKDERIERCKKHNLVDILMLVFVGVLCGYKSIEQIQFYATLSEQTLKKYLKLENGIPSSDTILRVLARIDAKQLEKVFIEYARETFGKHIAENEVLAIDGKTIRRSEYAPTGEDKRAHKAAHVVSAWAHSLGVCFGQVKTEEKSNEITAIPELLDLLDLKGMIITIDAMGCQKKIVEKIAEKEAEYVISLKGNQQSIHRDVKEFFEHPCDDAYCQYYNIQRGEYSLEIGHGRIEKRTCYLCGNIDWLSEKDEWKNLNGVGMLVCERTVKKTGKKSVEQRYFLTSLTDVHKAAFAMRAHWGIENNLHWVLDAILDEDYCLVRKDNAAANLSVLRKIVLNILKQVDFSDIIKAKKMPLLHKQQTRRLPR, encoded by the coding sequence ATGGTAAAATGTTCTTGGGGTGGAACAATGACATTACAAGAATCATTTGAGAACATTAAAGACGAAAGAATCGAAAGATGCAAGAAACACAATCTCGTCGATATACTGATGCTCGTGTTTGTGGGAGTGTTGTGCGGGTATAAAAGCATAGAACAAATACAATTTTATGCGACATTAAGCGAACAAACCCTTAAAAAATATCTGAAACTGGAAAATGGCATCCCCAGCAGCGATACGATTCTGCGAGTGCTTGCAAGGATTGATGCAAAGCAGCTTGAAAAAGTATTCATAGAATATGCACGAGAGACATTCGGCAAGCATATTGCAGAAAATGAAGTATTGGCGATTGACGGAAAAACTATCCGGCGCTCTGAATATGCACCAACCGGCGAAGATAAAAGAGCCCATAAAGCCGCTCATGTTGTTTCGGCTTGGGCGCACTCTCTGGGTGTGTGTTTTGGGCAGGTGAAAACAGAAGAAAAATCAAATGAAATCACCGCCATTCCTGAACTTCTGGATCTGTTAGACTTAAAAGGGATGATTATTACTATAGATGCGATGGGTTGCCAGAAAAAAATCGTTGAGAAAATAGCAGAAAAGGAAGCGGAGTATGTCATTTCTCTGAAAGGAAATCAGCAATCGATCCATCGGGATGTAAAAGAGTTTTTTGAGCACCCTTGTGATGACGCTTATTGTCAGTATTACAATATTCAGCGAGGAGAATATAGCCTTGAAATTGGACACGGACGAATTGAAAAACGCACCTGTTATCTTTGCGGGAATATTGATTGGCTTTCAGAAAAAGATGAATGGAAGAATCTCAATGGCGTTGGAATGCTCGTGTGCGAAAGAACGGTAAAGAAGACTGGGAAGAAATCCGTTGAACAAAGATATTTTTTGACCTCACTGACAGATGTGCACAAGGCAGCATTTGCGATGAGGGCTCATTGGGGGATAGAAAATAACCTGCATTGGGTTCTCGATGCAATTCTCGATGAGGATTATTGTCTTGTACGAAAAGACAATGCGGCAGCAAACTTAAGCGTCTTACGAAAAATTGTCTTGAATATACTCAAACAGGTTGACTTTTCGGATATCATAAAAGCAAAGAAAATGCCGCTTCTCCATAAGCAACAAACGAGAAGATTGCCTCGATAG
- a CDS encoding extracellular solute-binding protein, which yields MKNFLFIAVVVCCMLSACKSAEDSIAVIWTDHTEFISYCEAFNSAQSRYKITISYKENPSDALMAASEQPDIVIGPWLRGDATRVKFSKLGGLLSKKKIDPDIFYPLLFELGNSNGSQYLLPVSFNLPTIIFSASQKNLVKTNFTISLEEMRELAAAYNKKSGAEYTEMGFSPRWDTDFLYVTAQGLDVSFEETKNLFSWNDKMLQELIMYTRRWSEEINTNAAAEDEFKFKYLYDPPYTLITNGRCLFWYLPSDKLFSLNNERLKSLDYRWMNYNGKTPVQDEVIYAGICKKAKNTAAARAFLIWFFNEESQKGLLARSQTDNMIAPSFGLAGGFSAVKNVTENIFPVYYPLLLKHLPQTDDFSAPHILPHNWLLLKKEIIFPYLRDQTRMFSGDEKPLSLNRRVSDWYKKPR from the coding sequence ATGAAAAATTTCCTTTTTATCGCAGTGGTTGTATGCTGTATGCTATCTGCTTGTAAAAGTGCCGAGGATTCGATTGCCGTTATTTGGACTGACCATACTGAATTCATTTCTTATTGCGAGGCTTTTAACAGCGCTCAAAGCCGTTACAAAATAACCATCAGCTATAAAGAAAACCCTTCAGATGCTTTAATGGCTGCATCCGAACAACCGGATATCGTCATTGGACCATGGCTTAGAGGTGATGCAACACGGGTAAAATTCAGTAAGCTGGGAGGCCTGCTTTCTAAAAAGAAAATCGATCCGGATATTTTTTATCCGTTATTATTTGAATTGGGGAATAGTAATGGGTCGCAATACCTCTTGCCGGTCAGCTTTAATTTACCGACCATTATCTTTTCTGCATCGCAAAAAAATTTGGTAAAAACAAATTTTACCATTTCTCTTGAAGAAATGAGAGAACTTGCCGCAGCATATAATAAAAAAAGCGGAGCGGAATATACTGAAATGGGTTTTTCTCCCCGCTGGGATACCGATTTTCTCTATGTTACCGCACAAGGCCTCGATGTGTCCTTTGAAGAAACAAAAAATCTCTTTTCGTGGAATGATAAAATGCTGCAGGAATTGATTATGTATACGCGCCGATGGTCGGAAGAGATCAATACAAACGCTGCGGCTGAGGATGAATTCAAATTCAAATACCTCTACGACCCGCCGTATACGTTAATTACAAACGGACGCTGCCTATTCTGGTACTTACCGAGCGATAAACTGTTTTCATTAAATAACGAAAGATTAAAGTCGCTCGATTATCGGTGGATGAATTACAACGGTAAGACACCGGTACAGGATGAAGTTATATATGCAGGGATTTGTAAAAAGGCAAAAAATACGGCAGCAGCACGGGCATTTCTAATTTGGTTCTTCAATGAAGAAAGTCAGAAAGGTTTGCTTGCCCGTTCTCAAACCGATAATATGATTGCTCCTTCTTTCGGATTAGCGGGAGGTTTTTCTGCAGTAAAAAACGTAACCGAAAATATTTTTCCCGTTTATTACCCTCTTTTGCTCAAGCATTTGCCGCAAACCGATGATTTTTCCGCTCCGCATATTTTACCTCATAACTGGCTGCTGCTTAAAAAAGAAATTATCTTTCCTTATTTACGGGATCAAACACGGATGTTCTCCGGTGATGAAAAACCACTATCACTCAATAGACGAGTATCCGATTGGTATAAAAAACCCCGTTAG
- a CDS encoding SH3 domain-containing protein, whose amino-acid sequence MKKLHHSCNTVFTVFILTAVCSVFFTITGCSKKIGYGVVNWSIPEYNLTASDVVPILVRSNISKVYIAELNNQKIEIPLWQLTFCSSKREAEAYIKKTAEYRSVYAAVKRDGLPLRSTPDNTGKQVYRLRESQIVKVLWKGEGAPVVARDKPLEGDWLYVMTNDGTRGWCFSYNLFTYDEGEPTVSRQTTETVADEILTTILKSRWYPEYYRNMIRKKQIDPERMTDTFGFFPGDGTGVARIMLKDEQLAFSYTGITKNRMGAYQFEGSPLLMQIRDSDTIAVNYTDEKGRVQIQYFITLKEDPQELAQAETERRNDALQTLVTTGPVFNSVNYGVLEFLDGGRFLWKGYQVLSPTIIPKGAGNSGSVAIRYFISAKLKTEYMGILSFKFDGSGDWIDFFYTVSKQGVKLEYVKPENITDGVAAVRSLNPVILFFGTEGTEE is encoded by the coding sequence ATGAAAAAACTGCATCATTCTTGTAATACTGTATTTACTGTGTTCATCTTAACAGCCGTCTGTTCCGTTTTTTTTACGATAACCGGTTGTTCAAAAAAAATCGGCTACGGTGTCGTTAATTGGTCAATCCCCGAATATAACTTGACGGCGTCGGATGTGGTGCCGATTCTTGTCCGTTCGAATATTTCGAAGGTGTATATCGCCGAGCTGAATAATCAAAAAATAGAGATTCCGCTCTGGCAGCTCACCTTTTGTTCTTCAAAACGTGAAGCCGAAGCTTATATTAAAAAGACAGCCGAATATCGCTCCGTGTATGCCGCGGTAAAGCGGGACGGTCTGCCGCTCCGTTCTACGCCCGATAACACCGGTAAACAGGTATATCGCCTGCGCGAAAGTCAGATTGTAAAGGTTCTTTGGAAAGGGGAGGGCGCTCCGGTTGTTGCGCGGGATAAACCCTTGGAAGGTGATTGGCTCTATGTGATGACCAACGATGGCACTCGCGGCTGGTGTTTTTCTTATAATCTTTTTACGTATGATGAAGGAGAACCCACCGTCTCACGGCAGACAACGGAAACAGTAGCAGACGAGATTCTTACGACTATCTTAAAAAGCCGATGGTATCCCGAATATTACCGCAATATGATTCGGAAAAAACAGATCGATCCCGAACGGATGACGGATACTTTCGGCTTTTTCCCCGGCGATGGAACAGGAGTCGCGCGCATCATGCTGAAAGATGAGCAGTTGGCCTTTTCTTATACCGGTATCACAAAAAACCGGATGGGCGCTTATCAATTTGAAGGTTCGCCGCTCCTGATGCAAATCAGAGATTCGGATACGATTGCCGTCAACTATACCGATGAGAAGGGGCGGGTACAAATACAGTATTTTATTACGTTGAAAGAAGACCCGCAGGAACTGGCGCAAGCCGAAACGGAACGCAGGAACGATGCTCTGCAAACCCTTGTTACAACCGGTCCGGTATTTAATTCCGTAAATTACGGTGTGCTGGAATTCTTGGATGGCGGTCGCTTCCTCTGGAAAGGATACCAAGTGCTATCCCCGACGATTATTCCTAAGGGTGCGGGAAATTCCGGTTCCGTGGCGATCCGGTATTTTATCAGCGCTAAGCTGAAAACCGAATATATGGGGATTCTGTCGTTTAAATTTGACGGCAGCGGCGACTGGATTGACTTTTTTTACACGGTGTCCAAACAGGGCGTTAAACTTGAGTATGTAAAGCCGGAGAATATTACCGACGGTGTCGCTGCCGTGCGCAGCCTCAATCCGGTTATCCTCTTTTTCGGGACGGAAGGAACGGAAGAGTAA
- a CDS encoding ABC-F family ATP-binding cassette domain-containing protein, producing the protein MPFVQLSNISLAFGDRDILQNITLVLTQGTKAALTGANGSGKSTLMKIIAGVMQADSGSISMEKNTRIAYLPQSGIIHRGKTLAEEADTAFSRGAQLVEQLEAVGKLMSEEADAAKAERLAHDYHALQTELEQSGWYFRQRLADETLRGLGFTSEDFTRLTDEFSGGWQMRIALAKILLSGADIIILDEPTNYLDIEARSWLELWLKKFTGGFLLVSHDRSFLDATVNETYELFNGTLKRYAGTYTNYEKTREVELASLIKAYAQQQLEIAKTEDFIRKFRYKATKAAAVQDRVKRLEKLERIELPEHLKKIHFSFPPAPHSGNIALQAEGITKVYGERLVLKDAELTVTKQERLALAGRNGAGKTTFLRILAGEDSAYTGSVKYGAGIITGYFSQDEAERITGSETIMQLMEREAPTHLIPKLYDMLAAFLFRGDDIHKQLSVLSGGEKSRLALLRLLLKPLNLLILDEPTNHLDLHSKDVLLDALQRFEGTVIFVSHDKFFIQGLATRVLELTASATPDAGTRIRNFPGTYDYYLYRIAAEAAGSSAEKSGQTAGYTQFSKSQGTGSSVVGSLSGKAADSSGGGKTRSVFSGSASGVPSGSQAGMPVGSADGGGALSYEEQKKLRAEKRKREKEEERIFAQLAETENKIRELEAQLANPEVYTDGEKARSILQQIQALQATAAELTEQWEALAQTSAF; encoded by the coding sequence ATGCCGTTTGTTCAGCTTTCAAATATCTCTCTTGCGTTCGGCGATCGCGATATCCTCCAAAATATCACGCTGGTACTGACACAGGGAACAAAGGCGGCGCTCACCGGAGCCAACGGCAGCGGTAAATCAACCCTGATGAAAATTATCGCAGGGGTGATGCAGGCCGATTCCGGTTCTATTTCGATGGAAAAGAATACCCGCATTGCCTATCTGCCTCAGTCCGGCATTATACACAGGGGTAAAACGCTGGCAGAAGAAGCCGATACCGCCTTTTCCCGCGGGGCACAGCTGGTAGAACAGCTTGAAGCAGTCGGCAAGCTTATGAGCGAAGAGGCCGATGCTGCAAAGGCGGAGCGGCTTGCGCACGATTATCACGCCCTGCAAACCGAGCTTGAGCAATCGGGCTGGTATTTTAGGCAGCGGCTTGCGGATGAAACGCTGCGCGGGCTTGGCTTTACGTCGGAAGATTTTACCCGCCTTACCGATGAGTTTTCGGGCGGATGGCAGATGCGCATTGCGCTTGCGAAGATTCTTTTGAGCGGGGCTGACATCATCATTTTAGATGAACCTACCAACTACCTCGATATCGAAGCGCGCAGCTGGCTTGAACTCTGGCTAAAAAAATTTACCGGCGGTTTTTTACTGGTTAGTCATGACCGCTCGTTTTTGGACGCAACGGTTAACGAAACGTATGAATTGTTCAACGGAACGCTTAAACGCTATGCCGGAACCTATACCAACTATGAAAAGACGCGGGAGGTAGAACTTGCCTCGCTGATAAAAGCGTACGCGCAGCAGCAGCTGGAAATTGCAAAAACCGAAGACTTTATCAGGAAGTTCCGCTACAAGGCGACAAAAGCCGCAGCGGTGCAGGATCGGGTAAAGCGGCTCGAAAAACTTGAGCGTATTGAATTGCCCGAACACTTAAAGAAGATTCACTTTAGCTTTCCGCCCGCCCCTCATTCGGGAAATATTGCACTGCAAGCTGAGGGAATCACAAAGGTCTATGGAGAACGGCTCGTGCTGAAAGATGCGGAGCTCACCGTTACCAAGCAGGAACGGCTGGCATTGGCGGGACGGAACGGCGCCGGTAAAACCACTTTTTTGCGGATACTGGCGGGTGAGGATTCCGCGTATACCGGCTCCGTAAAGTATGGGGCGGGCATTATTACCGGTTATTTTTCGCAGGATGAGGCCGAGCGGATTACCGGCAGCGAAACCATCATGCAGCTGATGGAGCGGGAGGCACCGACACACCTTATACCGAAACTCTACGATATGCTCGCTGCCTTTTTGTTCCGCGGCGACGACATCCATAAGCAGCTATCCGTGCTGTCCGGCGGGGAAAAAAGCAGGCTGGCGCTGCTTCGGCTGCTATTGAAGCCGCTCAACCTCCTCATCTTAGACGAGCCGACTAATCACCTCGACCTCCATTCCAAAGATGTGCTGCTCGATGCACTGCAGCGGTTTGAAGGGACGGTTATCTTTGTTTCGCACGATAAGTTTTTTATCCAAGGGCTTGCAACCCGCGTCCTTGAACTGACAGCTTCGGCAACACCTGATGCCGGCACCCGCATTAGAAATTTCCCGGGCACCTACGACTATTACCTATACCGGATTGCCGCCGAAGCAGCCGGCAGTTCAGCCGAAAAGTCGGGGCAAACGGCAGGATATACGCAGTTCTCTAAAAGCCAAGGTACCGGCAGTTCCGTCGTCGGTAGCCTAAGCGGGAAAGCAGCGGATTCTTCGGGCGGCGGGAAAACACGCAGTGTTTTTTCCGGTAGCGCATCAGGGGTGCCTTCCGGTTCACAAGCGGGGATGCCGGTAGGCAGTGCCGACGGCGGCGGTGCTCTTTCTTATGAAGAACAAAAAAAGCTGCGGGCGGAAAAGCGAAAGCGCGAAAAAGAGGAAGAACGTATTTTTGCACAACTTGCCGAAACCGAAAACAAAATAAGAGAACTGGAAGCACAGCTCGCAAACCCCGAAGTATATACCGACGGTGAAAAAGCTCGCAGCATTCTGCAGCAGATTCAAGCCTTACAAGCAACCGCCGCTGAACTTACAGAACAGTGGGAAGCGCTTGCTCAAACCTCAGCCTTTTGA
- a CDS encoding ATP-binding protein, whose product MTITRKLPIGVQSFEKLRRDGYIYVDKTTFVWNLVQASNPYFLSRPRRFGKSLFLSTLAAYFLGQKELFKGLYVEQAETAQAAKEGRAAWQEYPVFYLDFNTGNYNGMEALMENLNIFLYRLEEIYGRVAIEETPAKRFEGLLERAYKKTGKQVVILVDEYDKPMLQTMGVNAALNEQYRNMLKAFYSVIKTCDQYIRFAFLTGVTKFSKVSIFSDLNNLKDISLHENYADICGITQEELEENFQPEIQALAERQKLDRQQAVSALKQWYDGYLFHPAGKGLYNPYSILNAFDDKEIKSYWFSTGTPTFLVTFLKEAQYFIPDLDGNVELSESGLQTYRAVAQDALPILFQAGYLTIKDYACDLRLYRLGFPNDEVRYGFLENLLPAYSNVQFDQAGTSVARFVQDIREGNVNSFMERMQAIIAGIPYDDFSKENLKLREQNYQTAIYLIFRLMGQFVQTEVHCSTGRSDCVVYTTNIVYIFEFKLTGNGSAEDAIAQIRKKNYAAQYKVEGKKIVLIGAGFDEQTRTINEWAVDN is encoded by the coding sequence ATGACCATTACACGCAAATTACCGATTGGTGTACAGAGTTTCGAGAAACTTCGCAGGGACGGTTATATCTATGTTGATAAAACGACATTTGTCTGGAATCTTGTGCAAGCATCTAATCCGTATTTTTTAAGCCGTCCGCGGCGGTTTGGAAAAAGCTTATTCCTTTCAACGCTGGCGGCATATTTTTTAGGACAAAAAGAACTATTCAAAGGCTTGTATGTTGAACAAGCGGAAACAGCGCAAGCTGCTAAAGAAGGCAGAGCTGCGTGGCAGGAATATCCGGTGTTTTATTTGGATTTTAATACAGGCAACTATAATGGTATGGAAGCCTTAATGGAAAATCTCAATATCTTTTTATATCGGCTTGAAGAAATATACGGAAGGGTTGCTATTGAAGAAACTCCTGCAAAGCGTTTTGAAGGTCTTTTAGAACGTGCATACAAAAAAACCGGTAAACAAGTAGTTATTTTGGTAGACGAATACGACAAGCCGATGCTTCAAACCATGGGTGTCAATGCTGCTCTGAACGAACAATACCGCAATATGCTGAAAGCGTTTTACTCGGTGATAAAAACCTGTGATCAATATATCCGCTTTGCCTTCTTAACCGGTGTCACCAAATTTAGTAAAGTCAGTATTTTCAGTGATCTGAATAACTTAAAAGACATTAGTCTGCATGAAAATTACGCAGATATCTGTGGCATTACACAGGAAGAACTGGAAGAAAATTTTCAACCTGAAATTCAAGCTCTTGCCGAGCGGCAAAAGCTTGACCGGCAGCAGGCAGTTTCAGCATTAAAACAGTGGTATGACGGCTATCTTTTCCATCCTGCAGGAAAAGGTTTGTATAATCCCTATAGCATACTAAATGCCTTTGATGATAAAGAAATTAAAAGTTACTGGTTCAGTACGGGCACACCAACCTTTTTGGTTACCTTCCTAAAAGAAGCACAGTACTTTATCCCCGACTTGGATGGGAATGTTGAGCTTAGTGAATCGGGATTGCAAACCTATCGAGCTGTTGCGCAGGATGCATTGCCTATTCTGTTTCAAGCAGGGTACTTAACAATCAAAGACTATGCATGCGATTTACGGCTGTATCGGCTCGGCTTTCCGAATGATGAAGTACGGTACGGTTTTTTGGAAAACCTTTTGCCTGCATACTCCAACGTGCAGTTTGATCAAGCGGGGACATCGGTAGCACGATTCGTACAAGACATCCGCGAAGGTAATGTGAATTCTTTTATGGAACGGATGCAGGCGATCATTGCAGGTATTCCGTATGACGATTTCAGTAAAGAAAATCTCAAGTTGAGAGAACAAAATTATCAAACTGCTATATATCTGATTTTTAGACTGATGGGGCAATTTGTGCAGACGGAAGTCCACTGTTCGACAGGACGTTCGGATTGTGTTGTTTATACAACTAATATTGTATATATTTTTGAGTTTAAGCTTACCGGTAACGGCAGTGCGGAAGATGCGATTGCTCAGATAAGAAAAAAGAACTATGCGGCACAGTATAAGGTAGAAGGGAAAAAGATAGTGCTGATCGGTGCAGGATTTGACGAACAGACGAGAACTATCAACGAATGGGCGGTAGATAATTAA
- a CDS encoding epoxyqueuosine reductase QueH, which translates to MKQNFQLLMEQTIAELGDSFTTEAPPRLLLHSCCAPCSSSVIKRLSGYFKLTVFYYNPNIDTQLEYRTRADEQIRLIEQYNTSKEFPYRIDYAIRDYNHEQFLEIAEGYTDCPEGGERCFRCYRLRLAATVREATAQGFDFFCTTLSLSPLKSAAKINEIGMELATDKCRWLPSDFKKKDGYLESIRLSKELGLYRQDYCGCEFSRTF; encoded by the coding sequence ATGAAGCAAAATTTTCAATTATTAATGGAACAAACCATTGCGGAGCTTGGCGACTCCTTTACTACCGAAGCTCCACCGCGGCTGCTGCTCCATTCGTGCTGTGCGCCGTGCAGTTCTTCGGTAATAAAACGGCTTTCCGGATATTTTAAGTTAACTGTCTTCTATTATAATCCCAACATTGATACCCAGCTCGAATACCGTACCCGGGCGGATGAACAAATCCGTTTAATCGAACAGTATAATACGTCAAAAGAATTTCCATACCGAATCGATTATGCGATACGGGACTATAACCATGAACAATTCCTCGAAATAGCGGAAGGCTATACGGATTGCCCTGAAGGCGGAGAGCGCTGCTTCCGTTGTTATCGGCTCCGGCTTGCAGCAACAGTACGCGAAGCAACAGCTCAAGGTTTTGATTTTTTCTGCACGACACTTTCGCTCAGCCCGCTTAAAAGCGCAGCAAAAATCAACGAAATCGGCATGGAGCTTGCCACGGACAAGTGCCGATGGCTGCCGAGCGACTTTAAGAAAAAAGACGGATATCTGGAGTCCATTAGGCTCAGCAAGGAGTTGGGGTTGTACCGACAAGACTACTGTGGCTGCGAGTTCTCCCGCACCTTTTGA